Proteins from a single region of Nomascus leucogenys isolate Asia chromosome 2, Asia_NLE_v1, whole genome shotgun sequence:
- the MAZ gene encoding myc-associated zinc finger protein isoform X3 has translation MFPVFPCTLLAPPFPVLGLDSRGVGGLMNSFPPPQGHAQNPLQVGAELQSRFFASQGCAQSPFQAAPAPPPTPQAPAAEPLQVDLLPVLAAAQESAAAAAAAAAAAAAVAAAPPTPAAASTVDTAALKQPPAPPPPPPPVSAPAAEAAPPASAATIAAAAATAVVAPTSTVAVAPVASALEKKTKSKGPYICALCAKEFKNGYNLRRHEAIHTGAKAGRVPSGAMKMPTMVPLSLLSVPQLSGAGGGGGEAGAGGGAAAVAAGGVVTTTASGKRIRKNHACEMCGKAFRDVYHLNRHKLSHSDEKPYQCPVCQQRFKRKDRMSYHVRSHDGAVHKPYNCSHCGKSFSRPDHLNSHVRQVHSTERPFKCEASSCHSHFLQIKDPQGSDSFNLLLPAPQPAKL, from the exons ATGTTCCCGGTGTTTCCTTGCACGCTGCTGGCCCCCCCCTTCCCCGTGCTGGGCCTGGACTCCCGGGGGGTGGGCGGCCTCATGAACTCCTTCCCGCCACCTCAGGGTCACGCCCAGAACCCCCTGCAGGTCGGGGCTGAGCTCCAGTCCCGCTTCTTTGCCTCCCAGGGCTGCGCCCAGAGTCCATTCCAG GCCGCGCCGGCGCCCCCGCCCACGCCCCAGGCCCCGGCGGCCGAGCCCCTCCAGGTGGACTTGCTCCCCGTGCTCGCCGCCGCCCAGGAGTCCGCCGCGGCTGCTGCGGCCGCTGCCGCCGCTGCTGCCGCCGTCGCTGCCGCGCCCCCGACCCCTGCCGCCGCCTCCACGGTGGACACAGCGGCCCTGAAGCAGCCTCCGGCGCCCCCTCCGCCACCCCCGCCCGTGTCGGCGCCCGCGGCCGAGGCCGCGCCCCCCGCCTCCGCCGCCACCATCGCCGCGGCGGCGGCCACCGCCGTCGTAGCCCCAACCTCGACGGTCGCCGTGGCCCCGGTCGCGTCTGCCTTGGAGAAGAAGACAAAGAGCAAGGGGCCCTACATCTGCGCCCTGTGCGCCAAGGAGTTCAAGAACGGCTACAATCTCCGGAGGCACGAAGCCATCCACACGGGAGCCAAGGCCGGCCGGGTCCCCTCGGGTGCTATGAAGATGCCAACCATGGTGCCCCTGAGCCTCCTGAGCGTTCCCCAGCTGAGCGGAGCCggcgggggagggggagaggcggGTGCCGGCGGCGGCGCTGCCGCAGTGGCCGCGGGTGGCGTGGTGACCACAACCGCCTCGGGGAAGCGCATCCGGAAGAACCACGCCTGCGAGATGTGCGGCAAGGCCTTCCGCGACGTCTACCACCTGAACCGACACAAGCTGTCGCACTCGGACGAGAAGCCCTACCAGTGCCCGGTGTGCCAGCAGCGCTTCAAGCGCAAGGACCGCATGAGCTACCACGTGCGCTCACATGACGGCGCTGTGCACAAGCCCTACAACTGCTCCCACTGTGGCAAGAGCTTCTCCCG GCCGGATCACCTCAACAGTCACGTCAGACAAGTGCACTCAACAGAACGGCCCTTCAAATGTGAG GCCTCATCATGTCACTCCCATTTCCTACAGATCAAAGATCCCCAAGGCTCTGATTCCTTTAACCTCTTGCTCCCCGCTCCCCAGCCCGCCAAGCTTTAA
- the PRRT2 gene encoding proline-rich transmembrane protein 2 isoform X2, with amino-acid sequence MAASSSEISEMKGVEKSPEVPGEGPGHAEAETGPPQVLAGVPDQPEAPQPGPDTTAALVDSGPKAGLAPETIETPSGASETAQATDLSLSPGGESKANCSPEDPCQETVSKPEVSKEATADQGSRLESAAPPEPAPEPASQPDPQPDSQPTPKPALQPELPTQEDPTPEILSESVGEKQENGAVVPLQAGDGEEGPAPEPHSPPSKKSPPANGAPPRVLQQLVEEDRMGRVHSGHPGSPRGSLSRHPSSQLAGPGVEGGEGTQKPRDYIILAILSCFCPMWPVNIVAFAYAVMSRNSLQQGDVDGAQRLGRVAKLLSIVALVGGVLIIIASCVINLGVYK; translated from the exons ATGGCAGCCAGCAGCTCTGAGATCTCTGAGATGAAGGGGGTTGAGAAGAGTCCCGAGGTGCCAGGCGAAGGGCCTGGCCATGCTGAAGCTGAAACTGGCCCTCCCCAGGTCCTAGCAGGGGTACCAGACCAGCCAGAGGCCCCGCAGCCAGGCCCAGACACCACTGCGGCCCTTGTGGACTCAGGGCCCAAGGCTGGGCTGGCTCCAGAAACCATAGAGACCCCGTCTGGGGCCTCAGAAACAGCCCAGGCCACAGACCtcagcttaagcccaggaggggAATCAAAGGCCAACTGCAGCCCTGAAGACCCATGCCAAGAAACAGTGTCCAAACCAGAAGTGAGCAAAGAGGCCACTGCAGACCAGgggtccaggctggagtctgcAGCCCCACCTGAACCAGCCCCAGAGCCTGCTTCCCAGCCAGACCCCCAGCCAGATTCCCAGCCTACCCCCAAGCCAGCCCTTCAACCAGAGCTCCCTACCCAGGAGGACCCCACCCCTGAGATTCTGTCTGAGAGTGTAGGGGAAAAGCAAGAGAATGGGGCAGTGGTGCCCCTGCAGGCTGGCGATGGGGAAGAGGGCCCAGCCCCTGAGCCTCACTCACCACCCTCAAAAAAATCCCCCCCAGCCAATGGGGCTCCCCCCCGAGTGCTGCAGCAGCTGGTTGAGGAGGATCGAATGGGAAGGGTGCACAGTGGGCATCCAGGATCTCCCCGAGGTAGCCTGAGCCGCCACCCCAGCTCCCAGCTGGCGGGTCCTGGGGTGGAGGGGGGTGAAGGCACCCAGAAACCTCGGGACTACATCATCCTTGCCATCCTGTCCTGCTTCTGCCCCATGTGGCCTGTCAACATCGTGGCCTTCGCTTATGCTGTCATG TCCCGGAACAGCCTGCAGCAGGGGGACGTGGACGGGGCCCAGCGTCTGGGCCGTGTAGCCAAGCTCTTAAGCATCGTGGCGCTGGTGGGGGGAGTCCTCATCATCATCGCCTCCTGCGTCATCAACTTAGGCG TGTATAAGTGA
- the PRRT2 gene encoding proline-rich transmembrane protein 2 isoform X1 produces MAASSSEISEMKGVEKSPEVPGEGPGHAEAETGPPQVLAGVPDQPEAPQPGPDTTAALVDSGPKAGLAPETIETPSGASETAQATDLSLSPGGESKANCSPEDPCQETVSKPEVSKEATADQGSRLESAAPPEPAPEPASQPDPQPDSQPTPKPALQPELPTQEDPTPEILSESVGEKQENGAVVPLQAGDGEEGPAPEPHSPPSKKSPPANGAPPRVLQQLVEEDRMGRVHSGHPGSPRGSLSRHPSSQLAGPGVEGGEGTQKPRDYIILAILSCFCPMWPVNIVAFAYAVMSRNSLQQGDVDGAQRLGRVAKLLSIVALVGGVLIIIASCVINLGGEWGLGTGRGGMEGLARAALLTPAPALSCLSSLPLLCLSLSPPPPCLSFPLLSHSV; encoded by the exons ATGGCAGCCAGCAGCTCTGAGATCTCTGAGATGAAGGGGGTTGAGAAGAGTCCCGAGGTGCCAGGCGAAGGGCCTGGCCATGCTGAAGCTGAAACTGGCCCTCCCCAGGTCCTAGCAGGGGTACCAGACCAGCCAGAGGCCCCGCAGCCAGGCCCAGACACCACTGCGGCCCTTGTGGACTCAGGGCCCAAGGCTGGGCTGGCTCCAGAAACCATAGAGACCCCGTCTGGGGCCTCAGAAACAGCCCAGGCCACAGACCtcagcttaagcccaggaggggAATCAAAGGCCAACTGCAGCCCTGAAGACCCATGCCAAGAAACAGTGTCCAAACCAGAAGTGAGCAAAGAGGCCACTGCAGACCAGgggtccaggctggagtctgcAGCCCCACCTGAACCAGCCCCAGAGCCTGCTTCCCAGCCAGACCCCCAGCCAGATTCCCAGCCTACCCCCAAGCCAGCCCTTCAACCAGAGCTCCCTACCCAGGAGGACCCCACCCCTGAGATTCTGTCTGAGAGTGTAGGGGAAAAGCAAGAGAATGGGGCAGTGGTGCCCCTGCAGGCTGGCGATGGGGAAGAGGGCCCAGCCCCTGAGCCTCACTCACCACCCTCAAAAAAATCCCCCCCAGCCAATGGGGCTCCCCCCCGAGTGCTGCAGCAGCTGGTTGAGGAGGATCGAATGGGAAGGGTGCACAGTGGGCATCCAGGATCTCCCCGAGGTAGCCTGAGCCGCCACCCCAGCTCCCAGCTGGCGGGTCCTGGGGTGGAGGGGGGTGAAGGCACCCAGAAACCTCGGGACTACATCATCCTTGCCATCCTGTCCTGCTTCTGCCCCATGTGGCCTGTCAACATCGTGGCCTTCGCTTATGCTGTCATG TCCCGGAACAGCCTGCAGCAGGGGGACGTGGACGGGGCCCAGCGTCTGGGCCGTGTAGCCAAGCTCTTAAGCATCGTGGCGCTGGTGGGGGGAGTCCTCATCATCATCGCCTCCTGCGTCATCAACTTAGGCGGTGAGTGGGGGCTTGGGACAGGCAGGGGAGGAATGGAAGGGTTGGCAAGGGCAGCTTTACTAACCCCTGCCCCTGCTCTCTCCTGTCTGTCCTCCTTACCTCTCCTTTGTCTCTCCttgtctccccctcccccctgtctgtccttccctctcctctcccacaGTGTATAA
- the MAZ gene encoding myc-associated zinc finger protein isoform X1 gives MDPSNWSSFIFQGHAQNPLQVGAELQSRFFASQGCAQSPFQAAPAPPPTPQAPAAEPLQVDLLPVLAAAQESAAAAAAAAAAAAAVAAAPPTPAAASTVDTAALKQPPAPPPPPPPVSAPAAEAAPPASAATIAAAAATAVVAPTSTVAVAPVASALEKKTKSKGPYICALCAKEFKNGYNLRRHEAIHTGAKAGRVPSGAMKMPTMVPLSLLSVPQLSGAGGGGGEAGAGGGAAAVAAGGVVTTTASGKRIRKNHACEMCGKAFRDVYHLNRHKLSHSDEKPYQCPVCQQRFKRKDRMSYHVRSHDGAVHKPYNCSHCGKSFSRPDHLNSHVRQVHSTERPFKCEKCEAAFATKDRLRAHTVRHEEKVPCHVCGKMLSSAYISDHMKVHSQGPHHVCELCNKGFTTAAYLRIHAVKDHGLQAPRADRILCKLCSVHCKTPAQLAGHMQTHLGGAAPPVPGDAPQPQPTC, from the exons aTGGATCCCAGCAACTGGAGCAGCTTCATCTTCCAG GGTCACGCCCAGAACCCCCTGCAGGTCGGGGCTGAGCTCCAGTCCCGCTTCTTTGCCTCCCAGGGCTGCGCCCAGAGTCCATTCCAG GCCGCGCCGGCGCCCCCGCCCACGCCCCAGGCCCCGGCGGCCGAGCCCCTCCAGGTGGACTTGCTCCCCGTGCTCGCCGCCGCCCAGGAGTCCGCCGCGGCTGCTGCGGCCGCTGCCGCCGCTGCTGCCGCCGTCGCTGCCGCGCCCCCGACCCCTGCCGCCGCCTCCACGGTGGACACAGCGGCCCTGAAGCAGCCTCCGGCGCCCCCTCCGCCACCCCCGCCCGTGTCGGCGCCCGCGGCCGAGGCCGCGCCCCCCGCCTCCGCCGCCACCATCGCCGCGGCGGCGGCCACCGCCGTCGTAGCCCCAACCTCGACGGTCGCCGTGGCCCCGGTCGCGTCTGCCTTGGAGAAGAAGACAAAGAGCAAGGGGCCCTACATCTGCGCCCTGTGCGCCAAGGAGTTCAAGAACGGCTACAATCTCCGGAGGCACGAAGCCATCCACACGGGAGCCAAGGCCGGCCGGGTCCCCTCGGGTGCTATGAAGATGCCAACCATGGTGCCCCTGAGCCTCCTGAGCGTTCCCCAGCTGAGCGGAGCCggcgggggagggggagaggcggGTGCCGGCGGCGGCGCTGCCGCAGTGGCCGCGGGTGGCGTGGTGACCACAACCGCCTCGGGGAAGCGCATCCGGAAGAACCACGCCTGCGAGATGTGCGGCAAGGCCTTCCGCGACGTCTACCACCTGAACCGACACAAGCTGTCGCACTCGGACGAGAAGCCCTACCAGTGCCCGGTGTGCCAGCAGCGCTTCAAGCGCAAGGACCGCATGAGCTACCACGTGCGCTCACATGACGGCGCTGTGCACAAGCCCTACAACTGCTCCCACTGTGGCAAGAGCTTCTCCCG GCCGGATCACCTCAACAGTCACGTCAGACAAGTGCACTCAACAGAACGGCCCTTCAAATGTGAG aAATGTGAGGCAGCTTTCGCCACGAAGGATCGGCTGCGGGCGCACACAGTACGACACGAGGAGAAGGTGCCATGTCACGTGTGTGGCAAGATGCTGAGCTCGGCTTATATTTCGGACCACATGAAGGTGCACAGCCAGGGCCCTCACCATGTCTGTGAGCTCTGCAACAAAG GCTTCACCACGGCAGCATACCTGCGCATCCACGCGGTGAAGGACCACGGGCTCCAGGCCCCGCGGGCTGACCGCATCCTGTGCAAGCTGTGCAGCGTGCACTGCAAGACCCCTGCCCAGCTGGCCGGCCACATGCAGACCCATCTGGGGGGGGCCGCCCCTCCTGTCCCGGGAGACGCCCCCCAGCCACAGCCCACCTGCTGA
- the MAZ gene encoding myc-associated zinc finger protein isoform X4, whose translation MFPVFPCTLLAPPFPVLGLDSRGVGGLMNSFPPPQGHAQNPLQVGAELQSRFFASQGCAQSPFQAAPAPPPTPQAPAAEPLQVDLLPVLAAAQESAAAAAAAAAAAAAVAAAPPTPAAASTVDTAALKQPPAPPPPPPPVSAPAAEAAPPASAATIAAAAATAVVAPTSTVAVAPVASALEKKTKSKGPYICALCAKEFKNGYNLRRHEAIHTGAKAGRVPSGAMKMPTMVPLSLLSVPQLSGAGGGGGEAGAGGGAAAVAAGGVVTTTASGKRIRKNHACEMCGKAFRDVYHLNRHKLSHSDEKPYQCPVCQQRFKRKDRMSYHVRSHDGAVHKPYNCSHCGKSFSRPDHLNSHVRQVHSTERPFKCEKCEAAFATKDRLRAHTVRHEEKVPCHVCGKMLSSAYISDHMKVHSQGPHHVCELCNKGFTTAAYLRIHAVKDHGLQAPRADRILCKLCSVHCKTPAQLAGHMQTHLGGAAPPVPGDAPQPQPTC comes from the exons ATGTTCCCGGTGTTTCCTTGCACGCTGCTGGCCCCCCCCTTCCCCGTGCTGGGCCTGGACTCCCGGGGGGTGGGCGGCCTCATGAACTCCTTCCCGCCACCTCAGGGTCACGCCCAGAACCCCCTGCAGGTCGGGGCTGAGCTCCAGTCCCGCTTCTTTGCCTCCCAGGGCTGCGCCCAGAGTCCATTCCAG GCCGCGCCGGCGCCCCCGCCCACGCCCCAGGCCCCGGCGGCCGAGCCCCTCCAGGTGGACTTGCTCCCCGTGCTCGCCGCCGCCCAGGAGTCCGCCGCGGCTGCTGCGGCCGCTGCCGCCGCTGCTGCCGCCGTCGCTGCCGCGCCCCCGACCCCTGCCGCCGCCTCCACGGTGGACACAGCGGCCCTGAAGCAGCCTCCGGCGCCCCCTCCGCCACCCCCGCCCGTGTCGGCGCCCGCGGCCGAGGCCGCGCCCCCCGCCTCCGCCGCCACCATCGCCGCGGCGGCGGCCACCGCCGTCGTAGCCCCAACCTCGACGGTCGCCGTGGCCCCGGTCGCGTCTGCCTTGGAGAAGAAGACAAAGAGCAAGGGGCCCTACATCTGCGCCCTGTGCGCCAAGGAGTTCAAGAACGGCTACAATCTCCGGAGGCACGAAGCCATCCACACGGGAGCCAAGGCCGGCCGGGTCCCCTCGGGTGCTATGAAGATGCCAACCATGGTGCCCCTGAGCCTCCTGAGCGTTCCCCAGCTGAGCGGAGCCggcgggggagggggagaggcggGTGCCGGCGGCGGCGCTGCCGCAGTGGCCGCGGGTGGCGTGGTGACCACAACCGCCTCGGGGAAGCGCATCCGGAAGAACCACGCCTGCGAGATGTGCGGCAAGGCCTTCCGCGACGTCTACCACCTGAACCGACACAAGCTGTCGCACTCGGACGAGAAGCCCTACCAGTGCCCGGTGTGCCAGCAGCGCTTCAAGCGCAAGGACCGCATGAGCTACCACGTGCGCTCACATGACGGCGCTGTGCACAAGCCCTACAACTGCTCCCACTGTGGCAAGAGCTTCTCCCG GCCGGATCACCTCAACAGTCACGTCAGACAAGTGCACTCAACAGAACGGCCCTTCAAATGTGAG aAATGTGAGGCAGCTTTCGCCACGAAGGATCGGCTGCGGGCGCACACAGTACGACACGAGGAGAAGGTGCCATGTCACGTGTGTGGCAAGATGCTGAGCTCGGCTTATATTTCGGACCACATGAAGGTGCACAGCCAGGGCCCTCACCATGTCTGTGAGCTCTGCAACAAAG GCTTCACCACGGCAGCATACCTGCGCATCCACGCGGTGAAGGACCACGGGCTCCAGGCCCCGCGGGCTGACCGCATCCTGTGCAAGCTGTGCAGCGTGCACTGCAAGACCCCTGCCCAGCTGGCCGGCCACATGCAGACCCATCTGGGGGGGGCCGCCCCTCCTGTCCCGGGAGACGCCCCCCAGCCACAGCCCACCTGCTGA
- the MAZ gene encoding myc-associated zinc finger protein isoform X5: protein MFPVFPCTLLAPPFPVLGLDSRGVGGLMNSFPPPQGHAQNPLQVGAELQSRFFASQGCAQSPFQAAPAPPPTPQAPAAEPLQVDLLPVLAAAQESAAAAAAAAAAAAAVAAAPPTPAAASTVDTAALKQPPAPPPPPPPVSAPAAEAAPPASAATIAAAAATAVVAPTSTVAVAPVASALEKKTKSKGPYICALCAKEFKNGYNLRRHEAIHTGAKAGRVPSGAMKMPTMVPLSLLSVPQLSGAGGGGGEAGAGGGAAAVAAGGVVTTTASGKRIRKNHACEMCGKAFRDVYHLNRHKLSHSDEKPYQCPVCQQRFKRKDRMSYHVRSHDGAVHKPYNCSHCGKSFSRPDHLNSHVRQVHSTERPFKCEKCEAAFATKDRLRAHTVRHEEKVPCHVCGKMLSSAYISDHMKVHSQGPHHVCELCNKGTGEVCPMAAAAAAAAAAAAAAAVAAPPTAVGSLSGAEGVPVSSQPLPSQPW from the exons ATGTTCCCGGTGTTTCCTTGCACGCTGCTGGCCCCCCCCTTCCCCGTGCTGGGCCTGGACTCCCGGGGGGTGGGCGGCCTCATGAACTCCTTCCCGCCACCTCAGGGTCACGCCCAGAACCCCCTGCAGGTCGGGGCTGAGCTCCAGTCCCGCTTCTTTGCCTCCCAGGGCTGCGCCCAGAGTCCATTCCAG GCCGCGCCGGCGCCCCCGCCCACGCCCCAGGCCCCGGCGGCCGAGCCCCTCCAGGTGGACTTGCTCCCCGTGCTCGCCGCCGCCCAGGAGTCCGCCGCGGCTGCTGCGGCCGCTGCCGCCGCTGCTGCCGCCGTCGCTGCCGCGCCCCCGACCCCTGCCGCCGCCTCCACGGTGGACACAGCGGCCCTGAAGCAGCCTCCGGCGCCCCCTCCGCCACCCCCGCCCGTGTCGGCGCCCGCGGCCGAGGCCGCGCCCCCCGCCTCCGCCGCCACCATCGCCGCGGCGGCGGCCACCGCCGTCGTAGCCCCAACCTCGACGGTCGCCGTGGCCCCGGTCGCGTCTGCCTTGGAGAAGAAGACAAAGAGCAAGGGGCCCTACATCTGCGCCCTGTGCGCCAAGGAGTTCAAGAACGGCTACAATCTCCGGAGGCACGAAGCCATCCACACGGGAGCCAAGGCCGGCCGGGTCCCCTCGGGTGCTATGAAGATGCCAACCATGGTGCCCCTGAGCCTCCTGAGCGTTCCCCAGCTGAGCGGAGCCggcgggggagggggagaggcggGTGCCGGCGGCGGCGCTGCCGCAGTGGCCGCGGGTGGCGTGGTGACCACAACCGCCTCGGGGAAGCGCATCCGGAAGAACCACGCCTGCGAGATGTGCGGCAAGGCCTTCCGCGACGTCTACCACCTGAACCGACACAAGCTGTCGCACTCGGACGAGAAGCCCTACCAGTGCCCGGTGTGCCAGCAGCGCTTCAAGCGCAAGGACCGCATGAGCTACCACGTGCGCTCACATGACGGCGCTGTGCACAAGCCCTACAACTGCTCCCACTGTGGCAAGAGCTTCTCCCG GCCGGATCACCTCAACAGTCACGTCAGACAAGTGCACTCAACAGAACGGCCCTTCAAATGTGAG aAATGTGAGGCAGCTTTCGCCACGAAGGATCGGCTGCGGGCGCACACAGTACGACACGAGGAGAAGGTGCCATGTCACGTGTGTGGCAAGATGCTGAGCTCGGCTTATATTTCGGACCACATGAAGGTGCACAGCCAGGGCCCTCACCATGTCTGTGAGCTCTGCAACAAAG GTACTGGTGAGGTTTGTCCAatggcggcggcagcggcggcggcagcagcggcggcggcggcagcagcagtagcagcccCTCCCACAGCTGTGGGCTCCCTCTCGGGGGCGGAGGGGGTGCCTGTGAGCTCTCAGCCACTTCCCTCCCAACCCTGGTGA
- the MAZ gene encoding myc-associated zinc finger protein isoform X2 produces the protein MDPSNWSSFIFQGHAQNPLQVGAELQSRFFASQGCAQSPFQAAPAPPPTPQAPAAEPLQVDLLPVLAAAQESAAAAAAAAAAAAAVAAAPPTPAAASTVDTAALKQPPAPPPPPPPVSAPAAEAAPPASAATIAAAAATAVVAPTSTVAVAPVASALEKKTKSKGPYICALCAKEFKNGYNLRRHEAIHTGAKAGRVPSGAMKMPTMVPLSLLSVPQLSGAGGGGGEAGAGGGAAAVAAGGVVTTTASGKRIRKNHACEMCGKAFRDVYHLNRHKLSHSDEKPYQCPVCQQRFKRKDRMSYHVRSHDGAVHKPYNCSHCGKSFSRPDHLNSHVRQVHSTERPFKCEKCEAAFATKDRLRAHTVRHEEKVPCHVCGKMLSSAYISDHMKVHSQGPHHVCELCNKGTGEVCPMAAAAAAAAAAAAAAAVAAPPTAVGSLSGAEGVPVSSQPLPSQPW, from the exons aTGGATCCCAGCAACTGGAGCAGCTTCATCTTCCAG GGTCACGCCCAGAACCCCCTGCAGGTCGGGGCTGAGCTCCAGTCCCGCTTCTTTGCCTCCCAGGGCTGCGCCCAGAGTCCATTCCAG GCCGCGCCGGCGCCCCCGCCCACGCCCCAGGCCCCGGCGGCCGAGCCCCTCCAGGTGGACTTGCTCCCCGTGCTCGCCGCCGCCCAGGAGTCCGCCGCGGCTGCTGCGGCCGCTGCCGCCGCTGCTGCCGCCGTCGCTGCCGCGCCCCCGACCCCTGCCGCCGCCTCCACGGTGGACACAGCGGCCCTGAAGCAGCCTCCGGCGCCCCCTCCGCCACCCCCGCCCGTGTCGGCGCCCGCGGCCGAGGCCGCGCCCCCCGCCTCCGCCGCCACCATCGCCGCGGCGGCGGCCACCGCCGTCGTAGCCCCAACCTCGACGGTCGCCGTGGCCCCGGTCGCGTCTGCCTTGGAGAAGAAGACAAAGAGCAAGGGGCCCTACATCTGCGCCCTGTGCGCCAAGGAGTTCAAGAACGGCTACAATCTCCGGAGGCACGAAGCCATCCACACGGGAGCCAAGGCCGGCCGGGTCCCCTCGGGTGCTATGAAGATGCCAACCATGGTGCCCCTGAGCCTCCTGAGCGTTCCCCAGCTGAGCGGAGCCggcgggggagggggagaggcggGTGCCGGCGGCGGCGCTGCCGCAGTGGCCGCGGGTGGCGTGGTGACCACAACCGCCTCGGGGAAGCGCATCCGGAAGAACCACGCCTGCGAGATGTGCGGCAAGGCCTTCCGCGACGTCTACCACCTGAACCGACACAAGCTGTCGCACTCGGACGAGAAGCCCTACCAGTGCCCGGTGTGCCAGCAGCGCTTCAAGCGCAAGGACCGCATGAGCTACCACGTGCGCTCACATGACGGCGCTGTGCACAAGCCCTACAACTGCTCCCACTGTGGCAAGAGCTTCTCCCG GCCGGATCACCTCAACAGTCACGTCAGACAAGTGCACTCAACAGAACGGCCCTTCAAATGTGAG aAATGTGAGGCAGCTTTCGCCACGAAGGATCGGCTGCGGGCGCACACAGTACGACACGAGGAGAAGGTGCCATGTCACGTGTGTGGCAAGATGCTGAGCTCGGCTTATATTTCGGACCACATGAAGGTGCACAGCCAGGGCCCTCACCATGTCTGTGAGCTCTGCAACAAAG GTACTGGTGAGGTTTGTCCAatggcggcggcagcggcggcggcagcagcggcggcggcggcagcagcagtagcagcccCTCCCACAGCTGTGGGCTCCCTCTCGGGGGCGGAGGGGGTGCCTGTGAGCTCTCAGCCACTTCCCTCCCAACCCTGGTGA
- the PAGR1 gene encoding PAXIP1-associated glutamate-rich protein 1 — translation MSLARGHGDTAATTAPPLSEEGEVTSGLQALAVEDTGGPSASAGKAEDEGEGGREETEREGSGSEEAQGEVPSAGGEERAEEDSEDWCVPCSDEEVELPTDGQPWMPPPSEIQRLYELLAARGTLELQAEILPRRPPTPEAQSEEERSDEEPEAKEEEEEKPHMPTEFDFDDEPVTPKDSLIDRRRTPGSSARSQKREARLDKVLSDMKRHKKLEEQILRTGRDLFSLDSEDPSPASPPLRSSGSGLFPRQRKY, via the exons ATGTCCCTTGCTCGGGGCCATGGAGACACTGCGGCCACCACGGCACCGCCTCTGTCTGAAGAAGGGGAAGTGACCTCCGGCCTCCAGGCTCTGGCCGTGGAGGATACCGGAGGCCCCTCTGCCTCGGCCGGTAAGGCCGAGGACGAGGGGGAAGGAGGCCGAGAGGAGACCGAGCGTGAGGGGTCCGGGAGCGAGGAGGCGCAGGGAGAAGTCCCCAGCGCCGGGGGAGAAGAGCGTGCCGAGGAGGACTCCGAGGACTGGTGCGTGCCCTGCAGCGACGAGGAGGTGGAGCTGCCCACGGATGGGCAGCCCTGGATGCCTCCGCCCTCCGAAATCCAGCGGCTCTATGAACTGCTGGCTGCCCGCGGTACCCTGGAGCTGCAAGCCGAGATCCTGCCCCGCCGGCCTCCCACGCCGGAGGCCCAGAGCGAAGAGGAGAGATCCGATGAGGAGCCGGAGgccaaagaagaggaagaggaaaa ACCACACATGCCCACGGAATTTGATTTTGATGATGAGCCAGTGACACCAAAGGACTCCCTGATTGACCGGAGACGCACCCCAG GAAGCTCAGCCCGGAGCCAGAAACGGGAGGCCCGCCTGGACAAGGTGCTGTCAGACATGAAGAGACACAAGAAGCTGGAGGAGCAGATCCTTCGTACCGGGAGGGACCTCTTCAGCCTGGACTCAGAGgaccccagccctgccagcccccCACTCCGATCCTCCGGGAGTGGTCTCTTCCCTCGGCAGCGGAAATACTGA